The proteins below are encoded in one region of Bactrocera tryoni isolate S06 unplaced genomic scaffold, CSIRO_BtryS06_freeze2 scaffold_720, whole genome shotgun sequence:
- the LOC120781928 gene encoding uncharacterized protein LOC120781928, producing MVSALKTPGRCDGCKKLILSSEDVGQLLDETMEHFISSNSLKLFSRLQIDTSFLDFNPEIWQTQASYMDGKKIINFLKVVNDTAERAVKLMQDYHGLLTKNESDWGYILQCIQEHRKMYPNCSKQTFKSCK from the exons ATGGTCAGTGCTCTTAAAACACCCGGTAGATGCGATGGATGCAAAAAACTTATTCTAAGTTCAGAAGACGTGGGACAATTGTTAG ACGAGACCATGGAGCATTTCATATCTTCCAACAGTCTCAAATTGTTTTCAAGGCTGCAGATAGATACCAGCTTCTTGGATTTCAACCCAGAAATATGGCAGACACAGGCTTCATATATGGatggcaaaaaaataataaactttctAAAAGTAGTTAACGACACTGCAGAAAGAGCCGTAAAACTAATGCAAGATTACCATGGATTGCTAACCAAAAATGAAAGTGATTGGGGTTATATTTTGCAATGCATACAAGAACATAGGAAAATGTATCCGAATTGTTCAAAACAAACTTttaaaagttgtaaataa